The following proteins come from a genomic window of Malus domestica chromosome 02, GDT2T_hap1:
- the LOC103453259 gene encoding BTB/POZ domain and ankyrin repeat-containing protein NPR1: MGDDHFVSNSHSNSSNISCIPVPHNRPPPDISALARLSDNLESIVDSTDFDYFPDAKIVVNAGREVPVHRCVLSARSEFFKNVFSAKDRGSSAAASSSSVAAPRFELKELAKEYDVGLDALLAVLGYLYSGKLRSLPKGVCVCVDDACAHVACRPVVDFMVEVLYASATFQISELVSLYQRHLLDILEKVAIDDIMVVLYVANMCGKACERLAGRCVEMIVKSDADVVTLEKALPQHSVKQIIDSRLALGLDRPQQFNSSASTSHFPDKHTKRIHRALDSDDVELVRMLLKEGNTNLDDAFVLHYAVAYCNAKTTTELLDLGIADVNRRNPRGYTVLHVAAMRKEPKIIVSLLTKGACPSDLTLDGRKAVQITKRLTRAADFFKSNDEGKSSSNDRLCIEILEQAERRDPLLGEASLSLAMAGDDLRMKLLYLENRVGLARYLFPMEAKVVMDITQIDGDASEFPKDLASSQRMTVDLNEAPFKIKEEHLSRLQALSRAVEIGKRFFPRCSELLNNIMDGVDISQIQYTGNDTPELRLTKKRRYMELQEVLSQAFDKDKAEFDRSGISSSSSSTSTGVVRSNGGTITIKK, translated from the exons ATGGGTGACGATCACTTCGTTAGCAACAGCCACTCCAACAGCAGCAACATCTCCTGCATTCCAGTACCCCACAACCGTCCCCCTCCCGACATCTCCGCCCTTGCTCGCCTCTCCGACAACCTAGAATCGATTGTCGACTCCACAGACTTTGACTACTTCCCCGATGCCAAGATCGTCGTCAACGCCGGCCGGGAAGTTCCCGTCCACCGCTGTGTTCTGTCTGCGAGGAGCGAGTTTTTCAAGAACGTGTTCTCGGCGAAGGACAGGGGATCATCAGCAGCGGCGTCGTCGTCGTCGGTTGCGGCTCCTCGGTTTGAATTGAAGGAGCTCGCCAAGGAATACGACGTCGGACTGGACGCGCTTCTCGCCGTTTTGGGGTATTTGTACAGCGGGAAGCTCAGGTCGCTGCCCAAAGGCGTTTGCGTCTGCGTGGACGACGCTTGCGCGCATGTCGCTTGCCGGCCGGTGGTTGATTTCATGGTGGAGGTTCTGTATGCTTCTGCAACTTTTCAAATCTCTGAATTGGTCTCTCTTTATCAG AGGCATCTGCTAGATATTCTTGAGAAAGTTGCCATAGATGACATAATGGTGGTTCTGTACGTCGCCAACATGTGCGGCAAAGCTTGCGAGAGATTGGCGGGGAGGTGCGTTGAGATGATAGTGAAGTCCGATGCCGACGTTGTAACTCTTGAAAAAGCCCTGCCACAACACTCCGTGAAGCAGATCATTGATTCCCGGCTGGCGCTCGGCTTGGACAGGCCTCAACAGTTCAACTCTAGTGCTAGTACTAGTCATTTCCCAGATAAACACACCAAGAGGATACACAGGGCTTTGGATTCGGATGATGTCGAGTTGGTGCGAATGCTGCTGAAAGAAGGGAATACCAATCTCGACGACGCATTTGTGCTGCACTACGCTGTCGCGTACTGCAATGCAAAGACCACAACGGAGCTGCTTGATCTTGGAATTGCAGATGTTAATCGTAGGAATCCGAGGGGGTACACTGTGCTGCATGTTGCGGCGATGAGGAAGGAGCCTAAGATCATTGTGTCCCTTCTCACGAAGGGTGCTTGCCCTTCGGATCTTACGCTGGATGGGAGGAAAGCTGTGCAGATCACTAAGCGGCTTACCAGGGCTGCGGATTTTTTTAAGTCTAATGACGAGGGAAAGTCTTCTTCCAATGATCGCTTGTGCATagagattttggagcaagcGGAAAGAAGGGATCCGTTGCTTGGAGAAGCCTCGCTTTCGCTTGCTATGGCCGGCGATGATCTGCGCATGAAACTTTTGTACCTTGAGAATAGAG TTGGACTTGCAAGATATCTGTTCCCCATGGAAGCCAAGGTTGTAATGGATATCACCCAAATCGATGGCGATGCTTCTGAGTTTCCGAAGGATCTGGCCAGCTCTCAGAGGATGACGGTGGACTTAAACGAGGCACCCTTCAAAATCAAGGAAGAGCACCTTAGCCGTCTACAAGCTCTATCTCGAGCTG TGGAAATAGGGAAACGCTTCTTTCCCCGTTGCTCGGAACTACTGAATAACATCATGGACGGCGTTGACATATCACAGATTCAATACACCGGGAACGACACGCCAGAATTACGGCTCACGAAGAAACGAAGGTACATGGAACTCCAGGAAGTACTAAGCCAGGCATTCGACAAGGACAAGGCGGAGTTCGATCGGTCTGGAATATCTTCTTCGTCGTCGTCCACATCGACAGGCGTGGTGAGGTCTAATGGTGGTACGATCACCATCAAGAAATAA
- the LOC103450530 gene encoding uncharacterized protein isoform X1, giving the protein MAESKPGPAQAPPDKEVKGPNLIERAKDETGAVLHTDKIHHDHKETHGLRDDIDEKTPLDDVKAPNMFERAKEEFEAIVEAIHPKKESPTYGKMDESKKDSKKQEKADSLPENHAKTSNLIEKAKQKIETLMHHENSPKNHDNETPEKSPKHHTKETHGRSDDIDESIPIDHVKAPNVFERAKEEIEAIFEAIHPKKEEKTSVSTPKKEGGFGT; this is encoded by the exons ATGGCGGAATCCAAACCTGGACCAGCTCAAGCTCCACCTG ATAAGGAAGTAAAGGGGCCTAATTTGATTGAAAGAGCAAAGGATGAGACGGGGGCAGTGTTGCACACTGATAAAATACATCATGATCACAAGGAAACTCATGGATTGCGTGACGATATCGATGAGAAAACCCCACTGGACGATGTCAAGGCTCCGAATATGTTCGAGAGGGCGAAGGAGGAGTTTGAGGCCATAGTTGAAGCAATCCATCCCAAGAAAGAGTCTCCCACGTATGGAAAAAT GGACGAAAGCAAAAAGGATTCGAAGAAACAGGAAAAAGCTGATTCTCTACCAG AAAATCATGCCAAGACATCCAATTTGATTGAGAAAGCCAAGCAAAAGATTGAGACATTGATGCACCATGAAAACTCGCCAAAGAATCATGATAACGAAACTCCTGAGAAGTCACCGAAGCATCATACTAAAGAAACTCATGGAAGGAGTGATGACATTGACGAGAGTATCCCAATTGATCATGTCAAGGCTCCGAATGTTTTTGAAAGAGCGAAAGAGGAAATCGAGGCCATTTTCGAAGCAATCCAtcccaagaaagaagagaaaactTCGGTTTCCACTCCTAAGAAGGAAGGTGGGTTTGGGACTTAA
- the LOC103450530 gene encoding uncharacterized protein isoform X2, with protein sequence MAESKPGPAQAPPDKEVKGPNLIERAKDETGAVLHTDKIHHDHKETHGLRDDIDEKTPLDDVKAPNMFERAKEEFEAIVEAIHPKKESPTDESKKDSKKQEKADSLPENHAKTSNLIEKAKQKIETLMHHENSPKNHDNETPEKSPKHHTKETHGRSDDIDESIPIDHVKAPNVFERAKEEIEAIFEAIHPKKEEKTSVSTPKKEGGFGT encoded by the exons ATGGCGGAATCCAAACCTGGACCAGCTCAAGCTCCACCTG ATAAGGAAGTAAAGGGGCCTAATTTGATTGAAAGAGCAAAGGATGAGACGGGGGCAGTGTTGCACACTGATAAAATACATCATGATCACAAGGAAACTCATGGATTGCGTGACGATATCGATGAGAAAACCCCACTGGACGATGTCAAGGCTCCGAATATGTTCGAGAGGGCGAAGGAGGAGTTTGAGGCCATAGTTGAAGCAATCCATCCCAAGAAAGAGTCTCCCAC GGACGAAAGCAAAAAGGATTCGAAGAAACAGGAAAAAGCTGATTCTCTACCAG AAAATCATGCCAAGACATCCAATTTGATTGAGAAAGCCAAGCAAAAGATTGAGACATTGATGCACCATGAAAACTCGCCAAAGAATCATGATAACGAAACTCCTGAGAAGTCACCGAAGCATCATACTAAAGAAACTCATGGAAGGAGTGATGACATTGACGAGAGTATCCCAATTGATCATGTCAAGGCTCCGAATGTTTTTGAAAGAGCGAAAGAGGAAATCGAGGCCATTTTCGAAGCAATCCAtcccaagaaagaagagaaaactTCGGTTTCCACTCCTAAGAAGGAAGGTGGGTTTGGGACTTAA
- the LOC103450521 gene encoding IQ domain-containing protein IQM1-like, whose translation MGLSLSLLASAWEEIVKHRFFQLTYNISLTPRDGGPQVTLRTHSFKSESESLAVISDSSSKSGITNSNRLRESKPENVMLDRNLSFKGLVQDNQDMGLEFCKGKNELKHKPMPALALPEPAILFTPRPVSELDAAAVKLQKVYKSYRTRRNLADCAVVVEELWWKALDFAALKRSSVSFFNVEKPETAVSRWARARTRAAKVGKGLSKDEKAQKLALQHWLEAIDPRHRYGHNLHFYYDIWFESESSQPFFYWLDVGNGKEINIEKCSRAVLQRQCIKYLGPIEREAYEVVVENGKLLYRQSGVLVSTNEGSKWIFVLSTTRSLYVGQKKKGQFQHSSFLAGGATTAAGRLVARDGILEAIWPYSGHYHPTEENFMEFISFLEDNHVDLSNVKRCAVDDDFSYTKTTEGESTKEGSFKSTESDGANKTDLASKAPITTVQEQTKKVDSANAKPPVFDMPRRLSCKWTTATGPRIGCVRDYPTELQSRALEQVNLSPRVGPGPSVRYGPIPSPRPSPKVRLSPRLAYMGLPSPRTPIAAAN comes from the exons ATGGGTTTATCCCTCTCACTTCTTGCCTCAGCCTGGGAAGAAATTGTGAAGCACAGATTCTTTCAATTGACCTACAACATCAGTTTAACTCCCAGAGATGGAGGACCACAAGTTACTCTAAGAACACACAGCTTCAAGAGTGAATCCGAATCCTTGGCAGTTATTTCAGACAGTTCGAGCAAGTCGGGCATTACCAATTCGAATCGCTTGAGGGAAAGCAAACCCGAAAACGTGATGCTCGACAGGAATCTTTCGTTTAAGGGTCTTGTGCAAGATAACCAAGACATGGGGTTAGAGTTCTGTAAAGGcaaaaatgaattgaagcacaAACCAATGCCTGCACTTGCTCTGCCTGAACCGGCGATTTTGTTTACGCCAAGGCCGGTTAGCGAGCTTGATGCTGCTGCTGTTAAGCTTCAGAAGGTTTACAAGAGTTACCGGACCCGAAGAAACCTTGCTGATTGTGCTGTGGTGGTTGAGGAGCTCTG GTGGAAGGCATTAGATTTTGCAGCTCTGAAGAGGAGTTCTGTGTCATTCTTCAATGTTGAGAAGCCGGAAACTGCTGTTTCGCGGTGGGCGAGGGCTAGGACTAGAGCAGCCAAGGTTGGAAAGGGTTTGTCCAAGGATGAGAAGGCACAAAAATTGGCTCTTCAACACTGGCTTGAAGCG ATTGATCCACGACATCGGTATGGACACAATTTGCACTTTTACTATGACATCTGGTTTGAAAGTGAGAGCAGCCAACCTTTCTTCTACTG GTTGGATGTCGGAAATGGGAAAGAAATAAACATCGAGAAATGCTCAAGGGCAGTTCTTCAACGTCAATGCATCAAGTATCTTGGACCG ATAGAAAGAGAAGCATATGAAGTAGTAGTCGAAAATGGGAAGCTTTTATACAGGCAGAGTGGGGTGCTTGTGAGCACAAATGAAGGTTCCAAATGGATATTTGTCCTCAGCACAACAAGGTCTCTGTATGTTGGTCAGAAGAAGAAGGGTCAGTTCCAACATTCAAGTTTTCTAGCAGGTGGTGCCACCACTGCAGCCGGAAGATTGGTTGCCCGTGACGGGATTCTTGAG GCTATTTGGCCATACAGTGGTCATTACCACCCAACAGAAGAGAACTTCATGGAATTTATCAGCTTTTTAGAAGATAATCACGTCGACCTCTCCAATGTTAAG AGGTGTGCAGTTGATGATGACTTCTCTTATACGAAGACCACTGAAGGGGAATCAACAAAGGAGGGTTCATTCAAATCGACCGAATCCGACGGTGCAAACAAAACTGACTTGGCCAGCAAGGCTCCAATCACAACCGTTCAAGAACAAACTAAGAAGGTTGACAGTGCCAATGCCAAGCCACCAGTTTTTGACATGCCCAGGCGCTTGTCATGCAAATGGACAACAGCAACCGGACCCCGAATCGGGTGTGTTCGGGACTACCCGACCGAACTACAATCCAGGGCACTTGAACAAGTTAACCTGTCTCCTAGAGTCGGTCCTGGGCCGTCGGTACGTTATGGCCCAATTCCTTCTCCAAGGCCTAGCCCAAAGGTCAGGCTCTCACCCCGGCTCGCATATATGGGCCTCCCTAGCCCAAGGACCCCAATCGCCGCTGCCAACTAA